A single genomic interval of Flavihumibacter rivuli harbors:
- a CDS encoding alpha/beta hydrolase family protein: MTKKILTLLLLALPVLYTTAQTTGSSAIPPRGNWTGAIQLNASRSLRIGIEFPSKPNQRPWFHSMDQQMYNIPIRLVEQKRDSVQLTISHPNAVVTIAFNGKEGKGNFRQGNFVAPVALQYTDSPFSKPLRPQEPVYPLPYKEEDITYRNSADSVTLAATLTLPRSGKPSPAILLIPGSGPNDRDAYIFGHKVFLVLADYFTRKGFVVLRADDRGTGASTGKYSTASIKDLANDAKAGVEYLRSRKEVNPERVFIMGHSLGAEIASLTALNNRNVNGVVLLAGAGESLRETILRQTADIYAQQGVSREGIDLNTKVLLAVFDAVQKYPTNDSTLAAIERSFASLNPLVEQVPAKERDILELSYPLNPKAFGHFWGKAMRFDLFYQPLDSYRQLQQPVLVTQGTSDVQVKADNAERIGAVLNNKASVVKLFDSKNHLFQTCKSCTVEEYGSLTETFSPEVLDFIYQWLRKNL, from the coding sequence ATGACCAAAAAAATCTTAACCCTGCTATTGCTGGCCCTGCCAGTATTGTACACCACAGCCCAAACAACTGGCTCTTCGGCTATACCTCCCCGTGGCAACTGGACCGGGGCCATCCAGCTCAATGCATCAAGGAGCCTCAGGATCGGGATAGAGTTCCCTTCGAAACCCAACCAGCGCCCCTGGTTCCATAGCATGGACCAACAGATGTACAATATCCCCATCAGGTTGGTGGAGCAAAAAAGGGATTCTGTCCAACTCACCATCAGCCATCCCAATGCAGTGGTCACCATTGCTTTTAACGGGAAGGAAGGCAAGGGCAATTTCAGGCAGGGGAACTTTGTTGCACCGGTAGCGCTGCAATACACCGACAGCCCTTTTAGCAAACCCCTGCGGCCACAGGAACCTGTTTATCCATTACCTTATAAGGAAGAAGATATCACCTACCGGAACAGTGCCGATTCGGTTACCCTGGCTGCAACCCTGACCCTTCCGCGTTCAGGAAAACCTTCTCCTGCCATCCTGCTGATACCGGGATCGGGGCCCAATGACCGCGATGCCTACATTTTCGGGCATAAGGTATTCCTCGTGCTGGCAGATTATTTCACGAGAAAAGGTTTTGTGGTTCTGAGGGCCGATGACCGGGGCACCGGTGCTTCTACAGGGAAATATTCAACGGCCTCCATCAAGGACCTGGCCAATGATGCAAAGGCTGGTGTAGAATACCTGCGCAGCAGGAAGGAAGTGAACCCCGAACGGGTCTTCATTATGGGCCATAGCCTCGGTGCAGAGATCGCCAGCCTAACAGCATTGAACAACCGAAATGTAAATGGCGTGGTATTACTGGCAGGCGCTGGTGAATCACTCCGTGAAACCATCCTTCGCCAGACAGCCGACATCTATGCCCAGCAAGGGGTTTCCAGGGAAGGCATTGACCTGAATACAAAGGTTCTCCTTGCGGTATTTGATGCTGTGCAAAAATATCCCACCAATGACAGTACGCTGGCCGCCATTGAAAGGTCATTTGCGTCCCTGAATCCATTGGTGGAGCAAGTGCCCGCTAAAGAAAGGGATATACTGGAACTTTCTTATCCCCTCAATCCAAAAGCCTTTGGGCATTTCTGGGGCAAGGCCATGCGCTTCGACCTTTTTTACCAACCGCTGGATTCCTATCGCCAATTGCAGCAACCGGTACTGGTGACGCAGGGAACGAGTGATGTCCAGGTAAAAGCAGATAATGCAGAACGTATTGGTGCGGTATTGAACAATAAAGCTTCAGTCGTAAAGCTGTTTGATAGCAAGAACCATTTGTTCCAAACCTGCAAGAGCTGCACAGTGGAAGAATATGGCAGCTTAACAGAAACCTTTTCGCCGGAGGTGTTGGATTTCATCTACCAATGGCTGCGGAAAAATTTGTGA
- a CDS encoding RNA recognition motif domain-containing protein, whose amino-acid sequence MNIYVSNLGFSLMNEDLKSLFSSYGEVASANIINDKFTGQSRGFGFVEMPDTDQAKAAIAGLDQSTFDGRTIKVNEAKPRESKPFAGGSYKVGGNRGGW is encoded by the coding sequence ATGAACATTTATGTTTCAAACCTGGGCTTCAGTTTAATGAACGAAGACCTGAAATCTCTTTTTTCATCTTATGGTGAAGTGGCTAGCGCCAATATCATCAATGATAAGTTTACTGGTCAATCAAGGGGCTTCGGTTTCGTTGAGATGCCCGATACGGATCAGGCTAAAGCAGCCATTGCCGGACTGGACCAGTCAACTTTTGATGGCAGGACCATTAAGGTGAACGAAGCGAAACCAAGGGAAAGCAAGCCTTTTGCCGGTGGATCTTATAAGGTTGGCGGCAACCGCGGTGGCTGGTAA
- a CDS encoding ABC transporter ATP-binding protein, with translation MAEKVIQVEEVSKWYRLGKIGAGSLRQDIRKWWLSKVADISKQNGPDPGMVARLSSDHIWALRDISFELNRGEVLGIIGKNGAGKSTLLKILSRIIKPSSGTIRGRGKVSSLLEIGTGFHWELSGRENIFLSGYMLGMNKREIQSRFDEIVTFSGVADFLDTPVKRYSSGMYVRLAFAVAAHLEPDILIVDEVLAVGDASFQKKCMGKMREVSKESGRTILFVSHNMQAVNGLCSRAIWLEEGRLKLDGNVQQVVNAYSATHNQNIWSRSWGKGEHPPGNDQLTMRGIELLPEISNEGGTIDIHTPVTVRFRFHLHGRTERMVTELLLFTAIGECIFAVVSPSETVDTGHFEGFCKVPGDFLNDGSYYFTFRVFKGNKETVFSYDECLHFTVDEPVGNKEWYVKWWGYVRPNFPVIVNRIDS, from the coding sequence ATGGCTGAGAAAGTTATTCAGGTAGAGGAAGTTTCCAAATGGTACCGGTTGGGAAAGATCGGGGCAGGTTCTTTGCGCCAGGATATCCGCAAATGGTGGCTAAGCAAGGTGGCTGACATAAGCAAACAAAATGGGCCGGACCCTGGAATGGTTGCCAGACTGTCCAGTGACCATATATGGGCGTTAAGGGATATTAGTTTTGAACTCAATCGTGGGGAGGTACTTGGCATCATAGGGAAAAATGGAGCGGGAAAATCAACCTTGTTGAAGATACTTTCAAGGATCATCAAACCCAGTTCAGGAACAATAAGGGGAAGGGGGAAGGTCAGCAGTTTGCTGGAAATTGGTACTGGGTTTCATTGGGAACTTAGTGGCAGGGAGAATATTTTCCTTAGTGGCTATATGCTGGGAATGAATAAGCGGGAAATTCAATCCAGGTTCGATGAGATCGTAACCTTTTCGGGTGTGGCTGATTTCCTTGATACGCCAGTTAAGCGCTATTCTTCCGGAATGTATGTCAGGCTGGCTTTTGCGGTTGCTGCGCATCTTGAACCTGATATCCTTATTGTTGATGAAGTGCTGGCTGTAGGAGATGCGAGTTTCCAGAAAAAATGCATGGGTAAGATGCGTGAAGTTTCAAAGGAAAGCGGCCGTACCATTCTTTTTGTTTCACATAATATGCAAGCCGTGAATGGACTGTGCAGCAGGGCAATATGGTTGGAAGAAGGAAGGTTGAAGCTGGATGGAAATGTTCAACAAGTGGTAAATGCTTATTCGGCTACACATAACCAGAACATCTGGAGCAGGTCCTGGGGAAAAGGTGAACATCCCCCTGGTAATGACCAGTTAACGATGAGGGGAATTGAATTGCTGCCGGAAATTTCCAATGAGGGTGGGACAATAGATATCCATACTCCTGTAACGGTCAGATTTCGATTTCATTTGCATGGCAGAACAGAAAGAATGGTAACTGAATTGTTATTGTTTACTGCGATTGGCGAATGCATATTTGCAGTGGTTAGTCCGTCTGAAACAGTTGACACAGGGCATTTCGAAGGGTTCTGTAAGGTGCCGGGCGATTTTCTGAACGACGGCTCTTATTACTTTACCTTCAGGGTCTTTAAGGGCAATAAGGAAACGGTATTCAGTTATGATGAATGCCTTCATTTTACTGTTGACGAACCTGTGGGTAATAAGGAGTGGTATGTAAAATGGTGGGGTTATGTGCGGCCTAATTTCCCTGTTATTGTGAACCGAATTGACTCATGA
- a CDS encoding glycosyltransferase: MHPIISVIIPCFNNGQFLSKAIESVLSQGMGGVEVVVVDDGSSDNTAEVVRCFTGVKYYRQRNRGLSAARNKGVKVSKGNYLVFLDADDWLLPGALALNLSLLQKDSSLGLVAGAHYKFFEVQDKMELVVKSPGKDIYLALLKGNFIGAHCAVMFPRWVFKEFRYDHSLKACEDYDLCLRIARKYPCLYHTDPIAVYRIRNGSMSGNPALMLEYSIKVLHSQKSSLRTDEERAAFQSGLEFWKDYYVTEICAKLYHDVAILHHKADPSLLKVLYNTHRPKYEWMINELGLPPYVWKGEGAWKNFVSWIRKISP, encoded by the coding sequence ATGCATCCAATCATCTCAGTAATCATTCCCTGTTTTAACAATGGCCAATTCCTTTCAAAGGCAATTGAAAGTGTGTTGAGCCAGGGGATGGGGGGCGTTGAGGTGGTGGTGGTTGATGATGGATCAAGTGATAATACAGCTGAAGTGGTGCGTTGTTTTACTGGGGTGAAGTATTACCGGCAGAGAAACAGGGGTCTTTCTGCAGCCAGGAATAAAGGTGTAAAGGTGAGTAAAGGGAATTATCTTGTTTTTCTTGATGCCGACGATTGGCTCTTGCCCGGGGCATTAGCCCTAAACCTTTCCCTTCTACAAAAGGATTCCTCGCTTGGATTGGTTGCTGGGGCACATTACAAGTTTTTTGAGGTTCAAGACAAAATGGAATTAGTGGTGAAATCGCCCGGAAAGGATATTTACCTGGCCTTGCTGAAAGGAAATTTCATTGGGGCCCATTGTGCGGTTATGTTTCCAAGGTGGGTATTTAAAGAGTTCAGGTATGATCATAGCCTCAAGGCATGTGAGGATTATGATCTTTGTTTACGCATTGCGCGGAAATATCCATGCTTGTATCACACTGATCCTATTGCTGTTTATAGGATCCGAAATGGTAGTATGTCCGGCAATCCTGCTTTGATGCTGGAGTATTCGATTAAAGTCCTGCATTCCCAGAAATCCAGTCTGAGAACTGATGAGGAAAGGGCGGCCTTTCAATCTGGTTTAGAGTTTTGGAAGGATTATTATGTGACAGAAATCTGTGCCAAATTATACCATGATGTTGCCATACTGCACCATAAGGCTGATCCCTCCTTGCTAAAGGTTCTATACAACACCCATAGACCTAAATATGAATGGATGATCAATGAGCTAGGCCTGCCTCCTTATGTGTGGAAGGGGGAGGGTGCCTGGAAAAACTTTGTTAGTTGGATCAGAAAGATCAGCCCATGA
- a CDS encoding glycosyltransferase family 2 protein: MQHLDRIPATPPRIAPLPTGIDRPLWSVMIPVYNCYGYIERTLRSVLDQDAGPEQMQIEIIDDASTDGDIEAMVHCLGKGRVQYFRQPVNRGSLRNFESCINRAKGYRVHILHGDDMVKPGFYQEIEALFKAHPEAGAAFTRNDYIDERDRHLHSKPNIQENKGIIENWLFKIASANLLQPPAIVVKRSVYEHLGGFFAVHYGEDWEMWARIAAHYPVAYSPESLALYRKHNENITANAYKTGQCIRDIEKVISIIQGYVPDQDKQITQRNAKRVFSQFFGGIAQSHYYSDREAFFNLAYQNFLFDKRLETLVSFGRIATRHAWEQAKSSAKKLLLPGN, from the coding sequence ATGCAGCATCTCGACAGGATCCCGGCAACCCCTCCCCGTATTGCTCCCCTGCCCACGGGTATTGACCGCCCCCTTTGGTCGGTCATGATCCCTGTATACAACTGTTATGGATACATAGAAAGGACATTGCGATCTGTTTTGGACCAGGATGCCGGACCCGAGCAAATGCAAATAGAAATCATTGATGATGCCAGTACAGATGGGGATATTGAAGCAATGGTGCATTGCCTTGGCAAGGGGCGGGTCCAATATTTCCGCCAACCGGTGAACAGGGGGAGCCTGAGGAATTTTGAAAGCTGTATTAATAGGGCAAAGGGATACCGGGTGCATATCCTTCATGGGGATGATATGGTGAAACCTGGATTTTACCAGGAGATAGAGGCGCTCTTCAAGGCCCATCCGGAAGCGGGTGCTGCATTTACCCGGAACGACTATATTGATGAAAGGGATCGGCACCTGCACAGTAAACCGAATATCCAGGAAAATAAGGGTATTATTGAGAATTGGCTCTTTAAGATCGCATCGGCCAACCTGCTGCAGCCCCCGGCCATAGTAGTAAAGCGGAGTGTTTACGAACACCTGGGTGGTTTCTTTGCGGTACATTATGGAGAAGACTGGGAAATGTGGGCCCGGATTGCCGCTCATTACCCGGTTGCCTATTCACCCGAAAGTCTTGCGCTTTACAGGAAGCATAATGAAAACATTACGGCCAATGCCTACAAGACCGGTCAGTGCATCAGGGATATTGAAAAGGTGATCAGCATAATCCAGGGGTATGTCCCTGACCAGGACAAGCAGATCACCCAACGTAATGCTAAACGGGTCTTTTCGCAGTTCTTTGGAGGCATTGCGCAAAGCCATTATTACAGTGATCGGGAGGCGTTCTTTAATTTGGCTTACCAGAATTTTTTATTTGACAAGCGATTGGAAACCTTGGTATCTTTTGGTCGAATTGCCACCCGACATGCATGGGAACAGGCTAAATCGTCAGCGAAGAAACTACTATTGCCGGGGAATTAG
- a CDS encoding ABC transporter permease codes for MRSDKQYWEWEIGPQSHWLGTSFRELVAYKDLLFGMVRKDFIGAYQQTLLGPFWMLFQPLLSVLVYVIVFNGIIGISTAGKPAFLFYLAGIIIWNFFSDLLLSNASVITANAPIFNKVYFPRLITPLSLVLLQLIRLGINLLLLAGVLFYFVLNGTVSPDWGNLPVLLPIILIMAGFALGGGLVVSVLTAKYRDLTGLLQLIVRLLMFVSPIFYTSKDVPAKWDWVVKFNPLAPLIDGFRSILLGIGSPEWFGLLYSFGLMMLLLLAGIMIFSKYIDRLLDVA; via the coding sequence ATGAGATCGGATAAACAATACTGGGAATGGGAGATAGGGCCGCAAAGCCATTGGTTGGGTACTAGTTTCAGGGAACTGGTAGCCTACAAAGATCTTTTATTTGGTATGGTAAGAAAGGATTTCATTGGAGCTTACCAGCAGACCCTCCTGGGGCCATTCTGGATGTTATTCCAGCCCTTACTTTCTGTACTTGTTTACGTCATTGTCTTTAATGGTATCATTGGGATTTCAACAGCCGGCAAACCCGCTTTTTTATTTTACCTGGCGGGTATCATTATTTGGAACTTCTTTTCTGATCTGCTGCTGTCCAATGCATCTGTTATTACGGCCAATGCCCCCATATTTAACAAGGTTTATTTTCCAAGACTGATTACGCCCCTTTCGCTGGTATTGCTACAATTGATAAGGCTGGGTATAAATTTGCTCTTATTGGCAGGTGTATTGTTTTATTTTGTGTTGAATGGAACTGTTTCTCCGGATTGGGGTAATCTGCCAGTACTATTACCAATTATACTCATCATGGCTGGTTTTGCATTGGGAGGCGGACTTGTTGTGTCGGTGCTTACCGCAAAGTACCGTGACCTAACGGGATTACTTCAGTTGATTGTCAGGTTGTTGATGTTTGTCAGTCCCATTTTTTATACCAGCAAGGATGTTCCTGCAAAATGGGATTGGGTGGTGAAATTTAATCCACTGGCTCCGCTCATTGATGGTTTTCGTAGTATTTTATTAGGCATTGGTAGTCCCGAATGGTTTGGGCTACTGTATAGTTTTGGCCTGATGATGCTTCTATTACTGGCAGGGATAATGATTTTTAGTAAATACATTGACAGGCTATTGGATGTTGCCTGA
- a CDS encoding helix-turn-helix domain-containing protein — MGNEQAHKPGKSEVFPAIFCKLYLPSYMVNFYESVLKHPGYYRQFNCSDSLITVFNCPLEARLMKAKFSDAWSQFNYLFYVVEGNKIWHTARKSYSIGSDTCVFVRKGAWIFENFLEKGFCVVLFFFPDKFICDTIRAKSKPLNNSLPVFEPVMILEKSDTLTGFFLSFASYFGGTIEPDPYLLELKFKELILTIAENQKNEEILSYFCYLMHENQQVTLQRVMEDNFCYNLNLEQFAILCNRSLSSFKRDFQKIYKTTPGKWLLEKRLHHSLLLLRDQHKSITDVIFECGFESPSHFFRSFKARFNTTPHAFKNATY; from the coding sequence TTGGGTAATGAACAAGCCCATAAACCGGGAAAATCCGAGGTCTTTCCTGCTATATTTTGTAAATTGTACTTACCGAGCTATATGGTCAATTTTTACGAAAGCGTTCTTAAACATCCAGGGTATTATCGCCAGTTCAATTGCAGCGATTCTCTGATTACAGTATTCAATTGCCCATTAGAAGCCCGCCTCATGAAGGCGAAATTTTCAGATGCCTGGAGTCAATTCAATTACCTATTTTATGTTGTAGAGGGGAATAAGATCTGGCACACCGCCCGAAAATCGTATTCAATTGGGAGTGATACCTGTGTATTTGTTCGCAAGGGGGCCTGGATATTTGAAAACTTCCTTGAGAAAGGGTTTTGCGTTGTACTATTTTTTTTCCCCGATAAATTCATTTGTGACACAATAAGAGCCAAATCAAAGCCCCTAAATAACTCCCTTCCTGTTTTCGAACCAGTAATGATCCTTGAAAAAAGCGATACGCTGACAGGTTTCTTTCTTTCATTCGCATCCTATTTTGGCGGAACCATTGAACCCGACCCCTACTTGTTGGAACTTAAGTTCAAGGAATTGATCTTAACTATTGCCGAAAACCAAAAGAATGAAGAAATCCTATCCTATTTCTGTTACTTAATGCACGAAAATCAACAGGTTACTTTACAACGGGTGATGGAAGATAATTTTTGTTATAACCTTAACCTTGAACAGTTCGCAATTTTATGCAACAGGAGTCTTTCCTCCTTCAAACGTGATTTCCAGAAAATCTATAAGACCACCCCTGGAAAATGGCTATTGGAAAAGCGGCTACATCATTCATTATTACTCTTGCGTGATCAGCATAAATCCATCACCGATGTTATTTTTGAATGTGGTTTTGAAAGCCCTTCCCATTTCTTCCGTTCATTTAAAGCCCGGTTCAACACCACTCCCCATGCTTTCAAAAACGCCACTTATTGA
- the cobT gene encoding nicotinate-nucleotide--dimethylbenzimidazole phosphoribosyltransferase: MSTVATLLQEKINNKTKPLGSLGELERIALQAGIIQDSIHPVINRPTIVVFAGDHGISETGLVNPFPQSITGQMVYNFIRGGAAINVFCRQNGIDLKVVDAGVKGDFSDIISHPQFISAKINHGTRNYLEEAAMTFEETERAIGYGRSIVEHLVAEGSNCMGFGEMGIGNTSSASLLMAAITHTPLEKCVGKGTGADEKQLATKKATLEAVFEKHRNVISLQSPIKTLQYLGGYEIAMMVGAYLAAAEHKVIIVVDGFISTAALLVAHAMQPSVLNNCLFAHASGEQGHQRMLHYLNAKPLLNLGLRLGEGTGAALAMPLLYAAVNFVNEMASFEDAGVSRQ, from the coding sequence ATGAGTACAGTAGCAACATTATTGCAAGAGAAGATCAACAACAAGACCAAACCCCTTGGTTCATTGGGAGAACTGGAACGTATCGCCTTACAGGCGGGAATCATCCAGGACAGTATCCATCCTGTGATCAATCGTCCTACTATTGTTGTTTTCGCAGGCGACCATGGCATTTCCGAAACAGGATTGGTCAATCCCTTTCCCCAATCCATCACCGGCCAGATGGTGTATAATTTCATCAGGGGTGGTGCAGCCATCAACGTATTCTGCAGGCAGAACGGGATCGATTTGAAAGTAGTGGATGCAGGGGTTAAGGGCGACTTCAGTGATATCATCAGCCATCCCCAATTCATCTCCGCCAAAATTAACCATGGGACCCGCAATTACCTGGAAGAGGCGGCCATGACCTTTGAGGAAACAGAACGCGCCATCGGTTATGGAAGGAGCATTGTAGAGCACCTGGTAGCGGAAGGAAGCAATTGCATGGGCTTTGGTGAAATGGGTATCGGCAACACTTCATCCGCATCGCTGCTGATGGCAGCCATCACCCACACCCCGCTCGAAAAATGTGTAGGCAAGGGAACAGGGGCCGATGAAAAACAACTTGCAACCAAGAAGGCAACCCTGGAGGCCGTTTTCGAAAAGCACCGCAACGTGATCAGCCTGCAATCGCCCATCAAGACCCTTCAATACCTCGGTGGTTATGAGATCGCCATGATGGTGGGTGCCTACCTGGCGGCGGCAGAGCATAAAGTGATCATTGTAGTGGATGGATTCATCAGCACCGCTGCATTGTTAGTAGCGCATGCCATGCAACCTTCAGTACTGAACAACTGCCTATTTGCCCATGCTTCGGGCGAACAGGGACACCAGCGCATGCTCCATTACCTGAACGCCAAACCCTTGCTGAACCTGGGACTCAGGCTTGGTGAAGGCACAGGCGCCGCACTAGCCATGCCTTTGCTATATGCAGCAGTGAACTTTGTAAATGAGATGGCAAGTTTTGAGGATGCAGGTGTTTCCCGGCAATAA
- a CDS encoding DUF1349 domain-containing protein, with protein MQQILPVAYTISHQDSLIQWGQDHLVARVPGHSDFWNVTHYGFTYFSGLTLLKEAPGNFVLETNLVADYREQFDQTGIILMLDQNHWIKTGIEFVDGKKWLSVVVTHDVSDWSVRPVDQAAERIRVRLHREGDFCEISFSVDGNPFEMARLAPFAPSSGLKAGFMGAAPKGNGFIATFENILWKTL; from the coding sequence ATGCAGCAAATCCTTCCGGTAGCCTATACCATCAGCCACCAGGATAGCCTGATCCAGTGGGGCCAGGACCATCTGGTTGCCAGGGTACCGGGCCATTCAGACTTCTGGAATGTCACCCATTATGGGTTCACTTATTTCTCCGGGCTGACCCTATTAAAGGAAGCACCCGGCAATTTTGTCTTGGAAACCAACCTGGTGGCGGATTACAGGGAACAATTCGACCAAACAGGCATAATACTGATGCTGGACCAGAACCACTGGATCAAAACGGGCATCGAATTCGTGGATGGCAAAAAATGGCTGAGTGTCGTGGTTACCCATGATGTATCCGACTGGTCAGTAAGGCCGGTAGACCAGGCTGCAGAACGCATCCGAGTCCGGCTGCACCGGGAGGGCGATTTTTGTGAGATCTCCTTTTCGGTCGATGGCAATCCATTTGAAATGGCGAGGCTGGCACCATTTGCCCCATCATCCGGATTAAAGGCTGGTTTCATGGGCGCAGCCCCTAAGGGCAATGGCTTCATTGCTACATTTGAGAACATCCTATGGAAAACCCTTTGA
- a CDS encoding class I SAM-dependent methyltransferase — MVTDTSSLKPANPNKQLWEKGDFTRIASTMRESGEALVANLGIREGWEVLDLGCGDGTTAIPAARAGANVLGVDIASNLVKAGNERAKEAGLENCLFQEGDASGLVALGDQSFDLVVTVFGAMFAPRPFDVASEMARVTRKGGQIVMGNWIPGDPTLVAQILKISSAYTPPPPEGFVSPMLWGVEDHVIERFGKAGIPKENIAFSREKFVFRAPFSPSQFVEVFKNYYGPTMNAFESAEKNGKAGELQKELEDLFNSQNQSPSAEATEIPATYLLVKALV; from the coding sequence ATGGTAACAGACACATCCTCGCTTAAACCAGCGAACCCTAACAAGCAGTTATGGGAGAAAGGTGACTTTACGCGCATTGCATCCACCATGCGCGAAAGTGGAGAAGCACTTGTCGCAAATTTGGGAATCCGGGAAGGATGGGAAGTTCTTGACCTCGGTTGTGGGGATGGAACCACGGCAATACCGGCTGCCAGGGCTGGGGCAAATGTATTGGGGGTTGATATTGCCAGCAACCTCGTAAAGGCTGGGAATGAACGTGCCAAAGAAGCAGGACTGGAGAATTGCCTTTTCCAGGAAGGTGACGCTTCAGGGTTGGTTGCCCTGGGAGATCAATCTTTTGATCTTGTAGTAACTGTATTCGGTGCCATGTTTGCGCCCAGGCCATTTGATGTGGCCAGTGAAATGGCACGTGTTACCCGGAAGGGAGGGCAAATAGTTATGGGGAACTGGATTCCGGGTGATCCCACACTGGTAGCCCAGATCCTGAAAATCAGTTCTGCTTACACACCGCCACCACCGGAAGGCTTTGTTAGCCCAATGCTTTGGGGAGTGGAAGACCATGTCATAGAGCGTTTTGGCAAAGCGGGAATTCCAAAGGAAAACATAGCGTTCAGCAGGGAAAAATTTGTATTTCGTGCGCCTTTTTCGCCGTCACAGTTCGTTGAGGTCTTTAAAAACTATTATGGTCCAACCATGAATGCATTTGAGAGTGCGGAGAAAAATGGCAAGGCAGGGGAGTTGCAAAAGGAGTTGGAAGACTTGTTCAATAGCCAGAATCAAAGTCCCTCAGCTGAAGCCACCGAGATTCCAGCCACTTATTTGCTGGTAAAGGCTTTGGTATAA
- a CDS encoding bifunctional adenosylcobinamide kinase/adenosylcobinamide-phosphate guanylyltransferase, translating into MNTHSSSNWTFITGGARSGKSRYAQELAEALSPNPVYVATARRWDEDFEQRIRRHQADRHNGWQTIEIDKNLASIEQKNQPIIIDCITLWLTNLFVDNGYDLELCLAEAKREIDQLKVTPGCYFIVSNELGMGLHAETETGRKFTDLQGWVNQYIAARSENVVLMVSGIPLVVKSTKLRKA; encoded by the coding sequence TTGAATACCCATTCATCCAGCAACTGGACCTTCATCACAGGGGGAGCGAGGAGCGGCAAGAGCCGCTATGCCCAGGAATTAGCGGAAGCCCTATCACCCAACCCAGTTTATGTGGCCACTGCCCGCCGTTGGGATGAGGACTTTGAGCAAAGGATCCGGCGCCACCAGGCCGACCGTCACAACGGATGGCAAACAATTGAAATAGATAAAAACCTGGCATCCATAGAACAAAAAAACCAGCCGATAATTATCGACTGCATTACGCTATGGTTGACCAATCTTTTTGTTGATAACGGCTACGATCTTGAACTTTGCCTCGCCGAAGCAAAGCGGGAGATCGACCAACTAAAGGTGACACCCGGCTGTTACTTTATCGTCTCCAACGAATTGGGCATGGGATTACATGCCGAAACGGAGACAGGCAGGAAGTTTACCGACCTGCAGGGATGGGTGAACCAATACATTGCAGCGCGGTCAGAAAACGTAGTGTTGATGGTCAGCGGAATTCCGCTGGTTGTAAAATCCACTAAACTTAGAAAGGCATGA